A segment of the Bacteriovorax sp. PP10 genome:
CGATGAACAAAATCGTGTCTGGATTCATCCCAAAGCCCATTGTTGCCCATAATCTGGCAGAAAGGGTTCTTTCTTTAATTGACTAAAATTGTTTTAGAGCAATTTTTGTCCTATTTTCAAGTGCTTTGCGACTCCAGCGATCCCTCTTAAAATAGAGGAATGGTAAATATAAAATCTGGCATTCTCGGTGACTCGAACGCGTACACTGTTTTTATCTCTCAACTCATGTCCACCATCTGCGACAAGATGATGTCCATTGGTCTTGTGTGGTATCTCACAACAGAGTACTCCATAAATATTGTTCCATGGTTTTTAGCAGTCAGCTTTTTTCCACACATTTTCATGTCATTTTATTCTTCGAAAATTATCAACAGACATGGAACTCTAAGAACTGTTATCGCTACAGAGTATTTTAGAGGAGTCGTTTTATTAGCACTTTTTGGAATGTTATTTTTTATTCCAGAAAAAAGTACAATGTTTTTATCAGCACTTTTTTGCGCTTCGTTTTTAGTAGGGATTGGATCAAGTGTTTTTAATCCAGCGATTTTATCTCTTCCTCCTATTTTAGTAGAAGAAGACAAAGTTCCTGCACTCAATGCACTTCTTGATACAAGTTTTTCTATTTCAAATATTCTGGGAGCGGCCTGTGCGATCGTCTTGCTTAATATTTTTGATATCAAAATTTTAGTTTTAATAAATGCTCTTAGTTTTTTTGCAGCGGCGCTTTTACAAGGCAGAGTAAAACTTAGAAACCAGGAATCAGCTGTTGTTGAAGATTCAAGAAAATTAGGGCCAATGGCCGTGCTGAAGAAATACCCGGCGATTATGAGAATGCTTTTGAGCTTCTTGTTTATCAACGTCGTCTTCACTCCCATATTGGTTATGATTCCCTGGTATGTAGAAAATGTTTTCAAAGGAAACGGAAGTGACCTGGCATGGATTGAAGCGGCCATGGGAGCGGGGGCATTCCTGACCGGGATGTATTTGTCCCTGAGTGCTTTTACGGTGAGAGCAGAAAAGCGTATTGGGATGATTGCGATTATTTGTTTTTTCTTCGGACTATTTTTTCAAGTCTTCTCATTTTCAAAAACGACAGTAGAAGCTTCATGCTTATTATTCTTAATTGGAATCCTGACTACTTTCTTAAACGTTCAGGTCTTAACTTATTTTCAAACGTCACTTCACGAACACGAAGTCCCTTCGATCATGGTGGCCGTTAATATTATTTCAGCTGCTTCAATGCCTTTATCTTTTGCGATCTCAGGAATTCTCTTTCCAGTCGTTGATATTCCAAGATTTGCGCTTATTTGTGGGCTTCTTACAATGTTGATTGCTTTTGCCCTCCCAAGCTTTTTAAAAACAACTCCTCAAGAAGGTGATGCATGAATTTTGGAAATAATGAAATCATTGACCGCGCCAATGTTAGTGACGTAAACGAGATTATTAACCTATATCGATTGGTGTATGGAAAAAAATATCCGATTTCATACGGGACTGACCCGGTTCTTTTAAAGAAATCAATTAAGAATGAAAAAACTCACTTAGTGGTTGTGGCCCGTGATTTAAATCAAAACGTCATCACAGGTGTACTGATCACTGAAATTGACTCTGAAAATAAAATCGGAAAACTTGTTGGTCTGGTTGTTCATCCTACCTTTCAAAAAAATAAGATTGGAAATTACCTGGTCGAGTATGTAGGAGATCACTTTCTTGAAAAAGGAAATGTGGTGAACTCTCTTTATGCAACGACGAGAACAAACACAGTTGGGCCTCAGAGAGTTTTTATTAAGAATCAATACCTGCCATTGGGGATTTTTCCCAACGCCCACCGTTTAAGCCAGTATGAAACGGTGACTCTATTTGCAAAATTTAGAAAAGGTTTATTGGAGCAGAGAGTGCCGACCAAAGAAGTGGCCCCCTCGTTAATGCCGATGTACCAGATCCTAAAAAATATAGTTCCAGAACTTTCTATTCCAGAGGCCGCAGAAGTTTATGTGCCTCTTATTCCACCTAATAACGATGCATGGGAGTTTGAAATTATCCGTGCTCCTAATTATGTATACCGTAAATTTTTAGAAACATTTCCGGATCCAAAGGACCGCTTCTTTCCTTTTCATACGCCGAACATGCTGATTGCGGATAAAGAAGGGCGCATTGAGATCTTTGCTTATTTCAGTAAGCGAGATGGTTACTGCACATTAATTAAAGCGACTAAACCCATTGCTGAGTTGAGTGGAAGTTT
Coding sequences within it:
- a CDS encoding GNAT family N-acetyltransferase, encoding MNFGNNEIIDRANVSDVNEIINLYRLVYGKKYPISYGTDPVLLKKSIKNEKTHLVVVARDLNQNVITGVLITEIDSENKIGKLVGLVVHPTFQKNKIGNYLVEYVGDHFLEKGNVVNSLYATTRTNTVGPQRVFIKNQYLPLGIFPNAHRLSQYETVTLFAKFRKGLLEQRVPTKEVAPSLMPMYQILKNIVPELSIPEAAEVYVPLIPPNNDAWEFEIIRAPNYVYRKFLETFPDPKDRFFPFHTPNMLIADKEGRIEIFAYFSKRDGYCTLIKATKPIAELSGSLTSLYMQLDDIGVSYIEVLVNVNLTPSIGPLLTGQFVPSAIYPAMREVDGKFEDYIVLSRTMEPLNFRGMSVISQFKPFIDLYVDTWKQVNLDTIEVIYGSK
- a CDS encoding MFS transporter, with protein sequence MVNIKSGILGDSNAYTVFISQLMSTICDKMMSIGLVWYLTTEYSINIVPWFLAVSFFPHIFMSFYSSKIINRHGTLRTVIATEYFRGVVLLALFGMLFFIPEKSTMFLSALFCASFLVGIGSSVFNPAILSLPPILVEEDKVPALNALLDTSFSISNILGAACAIVLLNIFDIKILVLINALSFFAAALLQGRVKLRNQESAVVEDSRKLGPMAVLKKYPAIMRMLLSFLFINVVFTPILVMIPWYVENVFKGNGSDLAWIEAAMGAGAFLTGMYLSLSAFTVRAEKRIGMIAIICFFFGLFFQVFSFSKTTVEASCLLFLIGILTTFLNVQVLTYFQTSLHEHEVPSIMVAVNIISAASMPLSFAISGILFPVVDIPRFALICGLLTMLIAFALPSFLKTTPQEGDA